In Mytilus edulis chromosome 7, xbMytEdul2.2, whole genome shotgun sequence, a single genomic region encodes these proteins:
- the LOC139483365 gene encoding uncharacterized protein: MEQSLVELSDNIRIIRNNRENNMKKIFHKKMQIEQDIKQTRITINNHLDIIQEDFIKKLNATEVNESKRIRELLYLLEENERKITEYRTNIENIKQFATDLQTFIFMKEVEKKVSSKDKFLQSVINSDNFKERELYYNANAALQDLPIDITNFGEVKITTKQCDLVLTSWKDKQAQIILPHVLSESFSIPSLELFQNISTIGSYIRGCCLLPDGKMAFASDLGKAVRVFNFNGTKDFEVNMPTFAFDKAYISHDNTLAVTSGDSGTKCITIIDIQNKQIQKIIPVDSYYYGIAVTDNKLICSTAGKGIQLINPHKNSTFDIVCEEIPACCYVATFGDTIYHTNNQLNTVTCFDLQGVVKWKFKNKSVLRFPCGISVDKDGKVYVVGNSSNNVVVISSDGHKYKKILQTRVDLSSPYSLDYNRSINQLLVSDFETKAVTFTLI, encoded by the coding sequence ATGGAACAATCATTAGTAGAACTCTCAGACAATATTCGTATAATTCGAAATAACAGAGAAAATAACATGAAGAAGATATTTCATAAGAAAATGCAAATCGAACAGGATATCAAACAAACCAGGATTACAATAAACAATCATTTAGACATCATACAAGAGGActttataaaaaagttaaatgcaACTGAAGTAAATGAAAGTAAAAGAATTAGGGAACTACTGTATTTATTGGaggaaaatgaacgaaaaataactGAATACCGaacaaacattgaaaatatcAAGCAATTCGCTACAGATCTTCAGACATTTATTTTCATGAAGGAGGTAGAAAAAAAAGTCTCAAGCAAAGACAAATTCCTCCAGTCGGTGATTAACAGCGATAACTTTAAAGAACGCGAACTATATTACAATGCCAATGCCGCTTTGCAAGATTTACCAATTGATATCACAAATTTTGGAGAAGTAAAAATTACGACAAAACAATGCGATTTAGTTCTAACAAGTTGGAAAGACAAACAAGCCCAAATAATACTGCCGCACGTATTATCCGAGTCATTCTCAATACCCAGTTTGGAGCTGTTTCAAAATATTAGTACCATAGGATCTTACATAAGGGGCTGTTGTTTGTTACCAGATGGCAAAATGGCATTTGCGTCTGATTTAGGTAAAGCTGTAAGAGTATTCAACTTCAACGGCACCAAGGACTTTGAAGTGAACATGCCAACATTTGCATTCGACAAAGCGTATATCAGTCACGACAACACACTTGCTGTAACATCGGGAGATTCAGGTACGAAATGTATAACAATCATCgacatacaaaacaaacaaatacagaaaataaTACCAGTTGATTCGTATTATTATGGCATAGCAGTGACAGACAACAAATTAATTTGTTCTACAGCAGGAAAAGGAATTCAACTGATAAATCCGCACAAAAACTCAACATTTGATATAGTCTGCGAAGAAATACCGGCGTGCTGTTACGTGGCAACATTTGGTGACACAATATACCATACAAATAACCAATTAAACACTGTAACATGTTTTGACCTGCAAGGAGTAGTGAAATGGAAATTTAAGAATAAAAGTGTCCTAAGGTTTCCATGTGGTATATCAGTAGACAAAGATGGTAAAGTGTACGTAGTAGGGAACTCATCAAACAATGTAGTAGTCATATCATCTGATGGACATAAATACAAAAAGATATTACAAACAAGGGTTGATCTTTCCAGTCCCTATTCACTTGATTATAACAGAAGTATTAATCAGTTGCTAGTTTCTGATTTTGAAACGAAGGCAGTGACTTTTACCTTGATTTGA